A DNA window from Daucus carota subsp. sativus chromosome 3, DH1 v3.0, whole genome shotgun sequence contains the following coding sequences:
- the LOC135151298 gene encoding uncharacterized protein LOC135151298: protein MHMSTLFIQRITVSLLHFLVILPHFNPFLGSVMGKLDHDTQILHFTHPHPLVLNSNDQFTLPDMSSSNVNPVRTTCAGCKLPANSSDDLIYSCNRCNYHLHLFCTKFPQLITHPSHTSHPLVLLPVSTYPEGLFNCDACLRRGEGFSYHCNTCDFDLHVVCAAKPLTVVHQLHEHPLMLTFKNPYETKGFACDVCSKIGSKHWLYRCGVCEFDAHLHCATGSLPPPVPPLTVERNQFHEQPKPEGPSSGNSSRLQGNQNFPAMSNNPGNRITGGIQTQQNVPETTSFQYTGVGIQMQQGPPGNYYNSRMQRQQNSPVTTGGGMPPQQGYPGTLGGVMQRQQSYPLTGVQHQNYPVTGAGGMQPRQSYEVTGAGGMPPQQSYQVTGAGGMPRHQSYQVTGAGGMPPPQSYQVTGVGEMQPQQTYPSATGGLMNAALQGLVEGAAQQVGQNLMQGLMGGVGGDGATSSVYVNLGSTYTDNQDSGGAQEY, encoded by the coding sequence ATGCACATGTCAACTCTCTTTATACAAAGAATCACAGTGAGTCTTCTCCATTTCTTAGTCATCCTCCCTCATTTCAATCCATTTCTTGGTTCAGTGATGGGAAAACTCGATCATGATACACAAATTCTCCATTTCACCCATCCCCACCCACTGGTACTAAATTCAAATGACCAATTTACTCTACCAGACATGAGTTCCAGTAATGTTAATCCAGTGAGAACAACTTGTGCAGGTTGCAAATTACCAGCAAACTCTTCTGATGATCTGATTTATTCATGCAATCGATGCAACTATCACCTCCATTTATTTTGCACAAAATTTCCGCAACTCATTACTCACCCTTCTCACACTTCTCATCCGCTGGTTCTGCTGCCTGTTTCGACATACCCTGAAGGACTTTTCAATTGTGATGCTTGTCTCCGTCGAGGTGAGGGATTCAGTTACCATTGTAATACCTGTGATTTCGATCTTCATGTTGTCTGTGCTGCAAAACCTTTGACTGTTGTTCATCAATTACATGAGCATCCTTTGATGTTGACTTTCAAGAATCCCTATGAAACTAAGGGCTTCGCTTGTGATGTCTGTTCGAAAATTGGGTCAAAGCATTGGTTGTACCGGTGTGGTGTGTGTGAATTTGATGCGCATTTGCATTGCGCCACGGGGAGTCTACCACCGCCTGTACCACCACTGACCGTTGAAAGGAATCAGTTTCATGAGCAACCGAAGCCCGAGGGTCCCAGTAGTGGAAATTCCAGCAGGCTGCAGGGAAATCAGAATTTTCCGGCAATGTCCAACAATCCAGGAAACAGAATCACCGGTGGCATTCAGACACAGCAGAATGTACCTGAAACAACAAGCTTTCAGTATACTGGTGTTGGCATTCAGATGCAGCAAGGTCCTCCAGGTAACTACTATAACAGCCGAATGCAGCGGCAACAGAACTCCCCGGTGACAACAGGAGGGGGGATGCCGCCCCAACAGGGCTATCCAGGGACACTGGGAGGGGTAATGCAGCGACAGCAGAGCTATCCCCTGACAGGGGTGCAGCATCAGAATTATCCGGTGACAGGTGCAGGGGGGATGCAACCTCGGCAGAGCTATGAAGTGACAGGTGCAGGGGGAATGCCGCCCCAGCAGAGCTATCAAGTGACGGGTGCAGGGGGAATGCCTCGTCACCAGAGCTATCAAGTGACAGGTGCGGGGGGGATGCCGCCTCCGCAGAGCTATCAAGTGACAGGTGTGGGGGAAATGCAGCCCCAACAAACTTATCCATCAGCAACTGGCGGACTAATGAATGCTGCGCTTCAAGGATTAGTTGAAGGGGCGGCGCAGCAAGTCGGTCAGAATTTAATGCAGGGTTTGATGGGTGGTGTTGGGGGAGATGGTGCTACTTCATCTGTGTATGTTAATCTTGGATCAACATATACAGATAATCAAGATTCTGGTGGAGCTCAAGAATACTAG
- the LOC108214664 gene encoding potassium channel SKOR isoform X2, with the protein MDINREEIEDACDEKEEGSPSNKLLSVSLCWEKTLAFVSTAHAHPRGLFIHPQSWGYVLWTQFILIWAVYSSFFTPLEFGFFRGLPENLFLLDIAGQLAFLIDIVIHFFVAYWDSHSHSLVFNHNRIAIRYLKSRFLIDFLGCLPWDVIYQASGRKEPVRYLLWIRLSRAVRVTELFEKLEKDIRVNYLFTRIIKLFVVELYCTHTAACIFYYLATTLPPAQEGYTWIGSLKMGDYNYSHFRDIDLWTRYITSLYFAIVTMATVGYGDVHAVNNREMIFIMIFVSLDMILGAYLLGNMAALIVKGSKTEKFRDKMSDLLEYMNRKKLGKQIFNEIKGHVQSQYANSCTEAAVLQDIPISFRARISERLYVPYIREVPIFKGCSSGFVKQIASKVHEETFLPGEVIAEQGDFMDQLYIVCHGKLGGTEGEFEEPVHFLQSHSSLGEMSVLCNIRLPYTVQVLENSKLLRLDKQSFLNLLDVYFSDGRFIINNLLEGKTTILQNKILESDIVLHIGQHESELAMKLNCAAFYGDLPRLKRLVAAGADTSNTDYDGRSPLHLAASKGNEDIVKFLLQKEARVSITDNYGNTPLHEAIKHSHESVASLLVKSGASLDIIDAGNCLCMAVVREDFDYLRKVMEIGANPNSKNYDLRTPLHLASSKGLYAIAHVLLDAGASVFAKDRWGNTPLDEARIGGNKTLIQLLENAKHDQLLKFPNCLKGFQGTFCCV; encoded by the exons ATGGATATAAATAGAGAAGAGATCGAAGATGCTTGCGACGAAAAAGAAGAAGGATCTCCCAGTAACAAATTATTATCGGTATCTTTGTGCTGGGAGAAAACACTTGCGTTTGTGTCAACTGCTCATGCTCACCCTCGAGGCCTTTTCATTCATCCTCAGAGCTG ggGATATGTGTTGTGGACACAATTCATACTAATATGGGCAGTTTACTCCTCCTTTTTCACCCCGCTGGAATTCGGTTTCTTCAGAGGTTTGCCAGAGAATTTGTTCCTCCTTGACATTGCTGGTCAGCTTGCTTTCCTCATCGACATCGTCATTCACTTCTTCGTCGCCTATTGGGACTCTCATTCTCATTCTCTCGTCTTTAATCACAATCGCATTGCCATAAg GTATTTGAAATCACGTTTTCTAATTGATTTTCTAGGTTGTTTGCCTTGGGATGTTATTTACCAG GCTAGTGGCAGGAAGGAACCAGTCAGGTATCTATTGTGGATTAGATTAAGCCGGGCTGTCAGAGTGACCGAATTATTTGAGAAATTAGAAAAAGATATTCGTGTCAATTATCTTTTTACAAGGATCATCAAACTTTTTGTTGTTGAGCTCTATTGCACGCATACAGCTGCTTGCATATTTTACTATCTGGCTACTACACTGCCACCGGCACAGGAAGGTTATACATggataggaagtttaaagatgGGTGACTACAATTACTCTCATTTCAGAGATATTGATCTTTGGACGCGCTACATTACATCATTATATTTTGCCATTGTTACGATGGCAACTGTTG GTTACGGAGATGTACATGCAGTGAATAACAGGGAAATGATATTCATCATGATTTTTGTCTCCTTGGACATGATTCTTGGTGCGTATTTACTTGGTAATATGGCTGCACTGATCGTAAAAGGATCAAAAACTGAGAAGTTTAGAGATAAGATGTCAGACCTTTTGGAATACATGAACCGAAAGAAACTGGGTAAGCAGATATTTAATGAGATAAAAGGCCATGTACAATCACAATATGCGAACAGTTGCACAGAGGCTGCTGTCCTCCAGGATATTCCAATTTCCTTTCGAGCCAGG ATCTCAGAAAGGTTATACGTGCCGTATATAAGGGAGGTTCCTATTTTCAAGGGTTGCTCATCTGGATTCGTTAAACAGATA GCGAGCAAGGTACATGAAGAAACTTTCCTTCCAGGAGAAGTAATTGCAGAGCAAGGAGATTTTATGGATCAGCTCTATATAGTTTGTCATG GAAAATTAGGAGGCACTGAAGGTGAATTCGAAGAACCTGTTCACTTTCTACAGAGTCACAGTTCACTAGGCGAAATGTCTGTTCTTTGTAATATCCGATTACCGTACACAGTTCAAGTCCTTGAAAATTCAAAGTTGCTAAGACTTGATAAGCAATCATTCCTAAACCTTCTTGATGTGTACTTCTCAGATGGGCGGTTCATCATCAATAATCTACTTGAG GGAAAAACAACCATCCTTCAGAACAAGATCTTAGAGTCTGATATAGTACTTCATATTGGGCAACATGAATCTGAGTTGGCTATGAAATTAAACTGCGCTGCCTTTTATGGAGACCTCCCCCGCTTAAAACGTTTAGTTGCAGCTGGAGCGGATACCAGCAACACTGATTATGATGGGAGATCACCTCTG CATCTTGCTGCATCAAAGGGAAATGAAGATATTGTTAAGTTTCTCCTTCAAAAAGAGGCAAGAGTCAGCATCACTG ATAACTATGGAAACACTCCATTACATGAAGCGATAAAGCACAGTCATGAAAGTGTTGCTTCTTTGCTAGTAAAATCAGGGGCTTCTCTTGATATAATCGATGCTGGGAACTGTCTCTGTATGGCTGTTGTTAGAGAGGATTTCGATTACTTGAGGAAGGTCATGGAAATTGGAGCAAACCCAAATTCTAAAAATTATGATCTGCGGACCCCACTTCATTTAGCTTCATCCAAAGGATTATATGCAATCGCACATGTACTTTTGGACGCTGGAGCAAGTGTATTTGCAAAGGACAG atgGGGAAACACTCCGCTTGATGAAGCAAGGATAGGTGGAAATAAGACTCTAATACAGCTACTGGAAAATGCAAAGCATGATCAGCTTTTGAAGTTCCCTAATTGTTTGAAGGGATTCCAAG GTACATTCTGCTGTGTCTGA
- the LOC108214664 gene encoding potassium channel SKOR isoform X1: MDINREEIEDACDEKEEGSPSNKLLSVSLCWEKTLAFVSTAHAHPRGLFIHPQSWGYVLWTQFILIWAVYSSFFTPLEFGFFRGLPENLFLLDIAGQLAFLIDIVIHFFVAYWDSHSHSLVFNHNRIAIRYLKSRFLIDFLGCLPWDVIYQASGRKEPVRYLLWIRLSRAVRVTELFEKLEKDIRVNYLFTRIIKLFVVELYCTHTAACIFYYLATTLPPAQEGYTWIGSLKMGDYNYSHFRDIDLWTRYITSLYFAIVTMATVGYGDVHAVNNREMIFIMIFVSLDMILGAYLLGNMAALIVKGSKTEKFRDKMSDLLEYMNRKKLGKQIFNEIKGHVQSQYANSCTEAAVLQDIPISFRARISERLYVPYIREVPIFKGCSSGFVKQIASKVHEETFLPGEVIAEQGDFMDQLYIVCHGKLGGTEGEFEEPVHFLQSHSSLGEMSVLCNIRLPYTVQVLENSKLLRLDKQSFLNLLDVYFSDGRFIINNLLEGKTTILQNKILESDIVLHIGQHESELAMKLNCAAFYGDLPRLKRLVAAGADTSNTDYDGRSPLHLAASKGNEDIVKFLLQKEARVSITDNYGNTPLHEAIKHSHESVASLLVKSGASLDIIDAGNCLCMAVVREDFDYLRKVMEIGANPNSKNYDLRTPLHLASSKGLYAIAHVLLDAGASVFAKDRWGNTPLDEARIGGNKTLIQLLENAKHDQLLKFPNCLKGFQDVQRKCTVFPFHSWDHQERRLGVVLWIPQNIEELIEAAKKQLKLPGSCYIITEDGGKILDLGMICDGQKLFLVSDNSET, translated from the exons ATGGATATAAATAGAGAAGAGATCGAAGATGCTTGCGACGAAAAAGAAGAAGGATCTCCCAGTAACAAATTATTATCGGTATCTTTGTGCTGGGAGAAAACACTTGCGTTTGTGTCAACTGCTCATGCTCACCCTCGAGGCCTTTTCATTCATCCTCAGAGCTG ggGATATGTGTTGTGGACACAATTCATACTAATATGGGCAGTTTACTCCTCCTTTTTCACCCCGCTGGAATTCGGTTTCTTCAGAGGTTTGCCAGAGAATTTGTTCCTCCTTGACATTGCTGGTCAGCTTGCTTTCCTCATCGACATCGTCATTCACTTCTTCGTCGCCTATTGGGACTCTCATTCTCATTCTCTCGTCTTTAATCACAATCGCATTGCCATAAg GTATTTGAAATCACGTTTTCTAATTGATTTTCTAGGTTGTTTGCCTTGGGATGTTATTTACCAG GCTAGTGGCAGGAAGGAACCAGTCAGGTATCTATTGTGGATTAGATTAAGCCGGGCTGTCAGAGTGACCGAATTATTTGAGAAATTAGAAAAAGATATTCGTGTCAATTATCTTTTTACAAGGATCATCAAACTTTTTGTTGTTGAGCTCTATTGCACGCATACAGCTGCTTGCATATTTTACTATCTGGCTACTACACTGCCACCGGCACAGGAAGGTTATACATggataggaagtttaaagatgGGTGACTACAATTACTCTCATTTCAGAGATATTGATCTTTGGACGCGCTACATTACATCATTATATTTTGCCATTGTTACGATGGCAACTGTTG GTTACGGAGATGTACATGCAGTGAATAACAGGGAAATGATATTCATCATGATTTTTGTCTCCTTGGACATGATTCTTGGTGCGTATTTACTTGGTAATATGGCTGCACTGATCGTAAAAGGATCAAAAACTGAGAAGTTTAGAGATAAGATGTCAGACCTTTTGGAATACATGAACCGAAAGAAACTGGGTAAGCAGATATTTAATGAGATAAAAGGCCATGTACAATCACAATATGCGAACAGTTGCACAGAGGCTGCTGTCCTCCAGGATATTCCAATTTCCTTTCGAGCCAGG ATCTCAGAAAGGTTATACGTGCCGTATATAAGGGAGGTTCCTATTTTCAAGGGTTGCTCATCTGGATTCGTTAAACAGATA GCGAGCAAGGTACATGAAGAAACTTTCCTTCCAGGAGAAGTAATTGCAGAGCAAGGAGATTTTATGGATCAGCTCTATATAGTTTGTCATG GAAAATTAGGAGGCACTGAAGGTGAATTCGAAGAACCTGTTCACTTTCTACAGAGTCACAGTTCACTAGGCGAAATGTCTGTTCTTTGTAATATCCGATTACCGTACACAGTTCAAGTCCTTGAAAATTCAAAGTTGCTAAGACTTGATAAGCAATCATTCCTAAACCTTCTTGATGTGTACTTCTCAGATGGGCGGTTCATCATCAATAATCTACTTGAG GGAAAAACAACCATCCTTCAGAACAAGATCTTAGAGTCTGATATAGTACTTCATATTGGGCAACATGAATCTGAGTTGGCTATGAAATTAAACTGCGCTGCCTTTTATGGAGACCTCCCCCGCTTAAAACGTTTAGTTGCAGCTGGAGCGGATACCAGCAACACTGATTATGATGGGAGATCACCTCTG CATCTTGCTGCATCAAAGGGAAATGAAGATATTGTTAAGTTTCTCCTTCAAAAAGAGGCAAGAGTCAGCATCACTG ATAACTATGGAAACACTCCATTACATGAAGCGATAAAGCACAGTCATGAAAGTGTTGCTTCTTTGCTAGTAAAATCAGGGGCTTCTCTTGATATAATCGATGCTGGGAACTGTCTCTGTATGGCTGTTGTTAGAGAGGATTTCGATTACTTGAGGAAGGTCATGGAAATTGGAGCAAACCCAAATTCTAAAAATTATGATCTGCGGACCCCACTTCATTTAGCTTCATCCAAAGGATTATATGCAATCGCACATGTACTTTTGGACGCTGGAGCAAGTGTATTTGCAAAGGACAG atgGGGAAACACTCCGCTTGATGAAGCAAGGATAGGTGGAAATAAGACTCTAATACAGCTACTGGAAAATGCAAAGCATGATCAGCTTTTGAAGTTCCCTAATTGTTTGAAGGGATTCCAAG ATGTGCAAAGGAAATGCACTGTTTTTCCCTTCCACTCATGGGATCACCAAGAAAGAAGACTAGGGGTTGTGCTTTGGATTCCACAAAACATTGAGGAGCTCATCGAGGCGGCAAAAAAGCAGCTTAAGCTTCCAGGTTCTTGTTATATAATAACAGAGGATGGGGGTAAGATTCTGGACTTGGGAATGATTTGTGATGGCCAAAAGCTATTTTTGGTGAGTGATAATTCTGAAACTTAG
- the LOC108214664 gene encoding potassium channel SKOR isoform X3 yields the protein MVAAGRKWSLSFQRFETNPYTAIFFRRYLKSRFLIDFLGCLPWDVIYQASGRKEPVRYLLWIRLSRAVRVTELFEKLEKDIRVNYLFTRIIKLFVVELYCTHTAACIFYYLATTLPPAQEGYTWIGSLKMGDYNYSHFRDIDLWTRYITSLYFAIVTMATVGYGDVHAVNNREMIFIMIFVSLDMILGAYLLGNMAALIVKGSKTEKFRDKMSDLLEYMNRKKLGKQIFNEIKGHVQSQYANSCTEAAVLQDIPISFRARISERLYVPYIREVPIFKGCSSGFVKQIASKVHEETFLPGEVIAEQGDFMDQLYIVCHGKLGGTEGEFEEPVHFLQSHSSLGEMSVLCNIRLPYTVQVLENSKLLRLDKQSFLNLLDVYFSDGRFIINNLLEGKTTILQNKILESDIVLHIGQHESELAMKLNCAAFYGDLPRLKRLVAAGADTSNTDYDGRSPLHLAASKGNEDIVKFLLQKEARVSITDNYGNTPLHEAIKHSHESVASLLVKSGASLDIIDAGNCLCMAVVREDFDYLRKVMEIGANPNSKNYDLRTPLHLASSKGLYAIAHVLLDAGASVFAKDRWGNTPLDEARIGGNKTLIQLLENAKHDQLLKFPNCLKGFQDVQRKCTVFPFHSWDHQERRLGVVLWIPQNIEELIEAAKKQLKLPGSCYIITEDGGKILDLGMICDGQKLFLVSDNSET from the exons ATGGTTGCGGCTGGGAGAAAATGGTCACTTTCCTTTCAGAGATTTGAAACTAACCCATATACTGCAATCTTCTTTAGGAG GTATTTGAAATCACGTTTTCTAATTGATTTTCTAGGTTGTTTGCCTTGGGATGTTATTTACCAG GCTAGTGGCAGGAAGGAACCAGTCAGGTATCTATTGTGGATTAGATTAAGCCGGGCTGTCAGAGTGACCGAATTATTTGAGAAATTAGAAAAAGATATTCGTGTCAATTATCTTTTTACAAGGATCATCAAACTTTTTGTTGTTGAGCTCTATTGCACGCATACAGCTGCTTGCATATTTTACTATCTGGCTACTACACTGCCACCGGCACAGGAAGGTTATACATggataggaagtttaaagatgGGTGACTACAATTACTCTCATTTCAGAGATATTGATCTTTGGACGCGCTACATTACATCATTATATTTTGCCATTGTTACGATGGCAACTGTTG GTTACGGAGATGTACATGCAGTGAATAACAGGGAAATGATATTCATCATGATTTTTGTCTCCTTGGACATGATTCTTGGTGCGTATTTACTTGGTAATATGGCTGCACTGATCGTAAAAGGATCAAAAACTGAGAAGTTTAGAGATAAGATGTCAGACCTTTTGGAATACATGAACCGAAAGAAACTGGGTAAGCAGATATTTAATGAGATAAAAGGCCATGTACAATCACAATATGCGAACAGTTGCACAGAGGCTGCTGTCCTCCAGGATATTCCAATTTCCTTTCGAGCCAGG ATCTCAGAAAGGTTATACGTGCCGTATATAAGGGAGGTTCCTATTTTCAAGGGTTGCTCATCTGGATTCGTTAAACAGATA GCGAGCAAGGTACATGAAGAAACTTTCCTTCCAGGAGAAGTAATTGCAGAGCAAGGAGATTTTATGGATCAGCTCTATATAGTTTGTCATG GAAAATTAGGAGGCACTGAAGGTGAATTCGAAGAACCTGTTCACTTTCTACAGAGTCACAGTTCACTAGGCGAAATGTCTGTTCTTTGTAATATCCGATTACCGTACACAGTTCAAGTCCTTGAAAATTCAAAGTTGCTAAGACTTGATAAGCAATCATTCCTAAACCTTCTTGATGTGTACTTCTCAGATGGGCGGTTCATCATCAATAATCTACTTGAG GGAAAAACAACCATCCTTCAGAACAAGATCTTAGAGTCTGATATAGTACTTCATATTGGGCAACATGAATCTGAGTTGGCTATGAAATTAAACTGCGCTGCCTTTTATGGAGACCTCCCCCGCTTAAAACGTTTAGTTGCAGCTGGAGCGGATACCAGCAACACTGATTATGATGGGAGATCACCTCTG CATCTTGCTGCATCAAAGGGAAATGAAGATATTGTTAAGTTTCTCCTTCAAAAAGAGGCAAGAGTCAGCATCACTG ATAACTATGGAAACACTCCATTACATGAAGCGATAAAGCACAGTCATGAAAGTGTTGCTTCTTTGCTAGTAAAATCAGGGGCTTCTCTTGATATAATCGATGCTGGGAACTGTCTCTGTATGGCTGTTGTTAGAGAGGATTTCGATTACTTGAGGAAGGTCATGGAAATTGGAGCAAACCCAAATTCTAAAAATTATGATCTGCGGACCCCACTTCATTTAGCTTCATCCAAAGGATTATATGCAATCGCACATGTACTTTTGGACGCTGGAGCAAGTGTATTTGCAAAGGACAG atgGGGAAACACTCCGCTTGATGAAGCAAGGATAGGTGGAAATAAGACTCTAATACAGCTACTGGAAAATGCAAAGCATGATCAGCTTTTGAAGTTCCCTAATTGTTTGAAGGGATTCCAAG ATGTGCAAAGGAAATGCACTGTTTTTCCCTTCCACTCATGGGATCACCAAGAAAGAAGACTAGGGGTTGTGCTTTGGATTCCACAAAACATTGAGGAGCTCATCGAGGCGGCAAAAAAGCAGCTTAAGCTTCCAGGTTCTTGTTATATAATAACAGAGGATGGGGGTAAGATTCTGGACTTGGGAATGATTTGTGATGGCCAAAAGCTATTTTTGGTGAGTGATAATTCTGAAACTTAG
- the LOC108215128 gene encoding putative 3,4-dihydroxy-2-butanone kinase has translation MASPAKKLINNPEDVVTEFIEGLVETYPGLQYLDGFPEVKVVLRSDVSSKTNDKVAVISGGGSGHEPAHAGFVGEGMLTAAICGDVFASPPVDAILAGIRAVTGPMGCLLIVKNYTGDRLNFGLASEQAKSEGYKVEMVIVGDDCALPPPRGIAGRRGLAGTILVHKVAGAAAASGLSLADVAAEAKHASEMVGTMGVALSVCTLPGQVASDRLGPGKMELGLGIHGEPGAAVTDVQPVDSLVSHVLNQILSQETNYLPIKRGSRVILMINGMGATPVMELMIIAGKAIPKVQLEHGLAVDRVYTGSFMTSLDMAGFSVSIMKVDQAILQRLDAKTKAPHWPVGVDGNHPPAKIPVPVPPSRSAITDETLSRPQQLNQQGRILEAAIEAAASAVIDIKDNLNDWDSKSGDGDCGSTMCKGAVAILDDLKKHYPLNDAAETINEIGSSIRRVMGGTSGIIYDIFCKAAYSNLKARSESVITPLSWADALESAIAAISKYGGASAGYRTMLDALIPAASVLKERLTAGDDPVDCFVLSSEAALSGAEDTKNMKAQAGRSSYVPAEILASVPDPGAMAAAAWYRAAALAVKDMN, from the exons ATGGCTTCTCCGGCCAAGAAGCTAATCAACAATCCTGAAG ATGTAGTGACTGAGTTTATTGAGGGTCTTGTGGAAACTTATCCCGGATTACAGTATCTGGATGGCTTTCCAGAG gtGAAGGTTGTTTTGCGTTCTGATGTTTCAAGTAAAACCAATGACAAAGTTGCAGTTATATCAG GTGGTGGAAGTGGCCATGAGCCTGCTCATGCTGGATTTGTAGGAGAAGGGATGCTTACAGCTGCTATTTGTGGAGATGTTTTTGCATCTCCACCAGTTGATGCTATTCTGGCT GGCATTCGAGCTGTGACTGGTCCCATGGGGTGCCTCCTTATTGTCAAG AACTATACAGGGGATCGTCTGAATTTTGGTTTGGCCAGTGAGCAAGCAAAATCAGAGGGCTACAAAGTAGAG ATGGTTATTGTTGGAGATGATTGTGCTCTGCCACCACCTAGAGGCATAGCTGGACGAAGAGGTTTGGCAGGGACAATATTGGTTCATAAG GTTGCTGGAGCTGCAGCTGCTTCTGGACTTTCTCTTGCTGATGTTGCTGCAGAAGCAAAACATGCATCCGAGATGGTCGGGACAATGGGTGTTGCTCTTTCTGTATGCACGTTGCCAGGCCAAGTCGCCTCAGATCGTCTAGGACCCGGGAAAATGGAGCTTGGGCTTGGTATA CATGGGGAACCAGGTGCTGCTGTAACTGACGTTCAGCCTGTGGATTCTCTGGTTTCTCATGTTCTTAATCAGATATTGTCACAG GAAACCAACTATCTTCCTATCAAACGAGGGAGTAGAGTGATACTTATGATTAATGG AATGGGTGCCACCCCAGTTATGGAATTGATGATTATAGCTGGAAAAGCTATTCCTAAAGTGCAGCTGGAGCATGGACTGGCTGTTGATAGGGTATACACAGGATCATTTATGACATCTCTTGATATGGCAG GGTTTTCTGTATCTATCATGAAGGTGGATCAGGCAATTTTACAGCGACTAGATGCAAAAACTAAAGCTCCACATTGGCCTGTTGGAGTTGATG GTAATCACCCACCTGCCAAAATCCCTGTTCCTGTACCACCATCTCGTTCAGCGATAACTGATGAG aCCTTGAGTCGACCACAACAGCTGAATCAACAAGGGCGAATCCTTGAGGCTGCTATTGAAGCAGCAGCATCTGCTGTTATTGATATTAAGGACAATTTGAATGACTGGGATAGTAAATCTGGTGATGGAGACTGTGGGTCAACA ATGTGCAAAGGTGCAGTGGCTATTCTTGATGATCTTAAAAAGCA CTATCCCCTCAATGATGCTGCTGAAACAATTAATGAGATCGGATCCTCTATCAGAAGGGTGATGGGCGGAACCAGTGGGATTAT ATATGATATATTCTGCAAGGCTGCATATTCTAATTTGAAGGCGAGGAGCGAATCAGTCATAACACCACTGTCCT GGGCTGATGCTCTGGAATCTGCTATTGCTGCAATCAGCAAATATGGAGGTGCCAGTGCAGGGTACCGCACAATGCTTGATGCTCTTATCCCAGCAGCTTCAGTTCTGAAAGAG AGATTGACCGCTGGGGATGATCCTGTTGATTGCTTTGTTCTCTCATCTGAAGCAGCGTTATCTGGAGCTGAGGACACAAAGAATATGAAGGCACAG GCTGGTCGTTCAAGTTATGTTCCTGCAGAGATCCTTGCATCAGTTCCGGATCCAGGAGCCATGGCTGCAGCTGCTTGGTACAGAGCAGCAGCCTTGGCCGTGAAGGACATGAACTAA